The Nocardiopsis composta genome includes the window TCCACCTGGAGGACCGGCTCGCGGCCGCGGAACCCGCCGCACCGGCCGCCGGCACCGCCACCGGAGGGAACACGCAGTGACCGCCTTCGACCAGATCACCGACGACCTCGCCGCCCAGGCGATCGAGCTGCCGTCGTGGGCCTTCGGCAACTCCGGCACCCGCTTCAAGGTGTTCGGCGCCCCGGGCACCCCGCGCGACCCGTTCGAGAAGATCGCCGACGCCGCCCAGGTGCACCGCCACACCGGGCTGGCCCCCACGGTGGCCCTGCACATCCCCTGGGACCTGTGCGACTTCGACGCCCTGCGCGAGCACGCCGAGGAGCACGGGGTAGCGCTGGGCACCGTCAACTCCAACACCTTCCAGGACGACGACTACAAGTTCGGCGCCCTCACCCACGAGGACGCCCGGATCCGCCGGAAGGCGATCGACCACCACTTCGCCTGCATCGACGTCATGCACCGGACCGGTTCCCGCGACCTCAAGATCTGGCTGGCAGAGGGGTCCAACTACCCGGGCCAGGCCGACATGCGCGGCCGCCAGGACCGGCTGCACGAGTCCCTGCAGGCCATCTACGACCGGCTCGGCGACGACCAGCGCCTCGTGCTGGAGTACAAGTTCTTCGAGCCGGCCTTCTACCACACCGACGTCCCGGACTGGGGGACGAGCTACGCGCAGGTCTCCGCGCTCGGCGAGCGGGCCAAGGTCTGCCTCGACACCGGCCACCACGCGCCGGGGACCAACATCGAGTTCATCGTCATGCAGCTGCTGCGCCTGGGCCGGCTCGGCTCGTTCGACTTCAACTCGCGGTTCTACGCCGACGACGACCTCATCGTCGGCGCCGCCGACCCCTTCCAGCTCTTCCGGATCCTGGTCGAGGTCGTCCGCGGCGGGGGACTGAACGACCCGGACGTCGTCTTCATGCTCGACCAGTGCCACAACGTGGAGAGCAAGATCCCCGGCCAGATCCGCTCCGTGCTCAACGTGCAGGAGATGACGGCCCGCGCCCTGCTGCTCGACACCGAGGCGCTCCGCGCCGCCCAGGTCTCCGGCGACGTGCTGCAGGCCAACGCGGTGTTCATGGACGCCTTCCAGACCGACGTCCGCCCGCGGCTGGCCGAGTGGCGGAGCTCGCGCGGGCTGCCGGCCGACCCGATGCGGGCCTACCTCGACTCCGGCTACCAGCAGGCGATCGAGGCCGAGCGCGTCGGCGGGACCCAGGCCGGCTGGGGCGCCTGAGCCCCGGTCCACCGGACCGGACCCCGCACCCGGGCGGTGCGGGACGCGCAGACACCGAGACGCACAGACACTGAGACAGGGAGCAGACATGCCGGAACCCCACCCCACGGTGGCGCAGCTCATCGCACGGTCGAACGCGCTGGGCGCCGACCCCCGCAACACCAACTACGCCGGCGGCAACACCTCGGCCAAGGGCACCGACACCGACCCGGTCACCGGAGAGCAGGTCGAACTCCTCTGGGTCAAGGGCTCCGGCGGCGACCTCGGCACCCTCCGCCCGGAAGGGCTGGCGGTGCTCCGCCTCGACCGCCTGCGCGCCATGACCGAGACCTACCCGGGCGTGGAGCGCGAGGACGAGATGGTCGCCGCCTTCGACTACGCCCTGCACGGCAGGGGCGGCGCCGCCCCCTCCATCGACACGGCCATGCACGGGCTCGTCGACGCCGCCCACGTCGACCACCTCCACCCGGACTCCGGCATCGCGATCGCCACCGCCGCCGACGGCGAGGAGCTCACCCGGAAGATCTTCGGCGGCAGGGTCGTATGGGTGCCGTGGCGCCGTCCCGGCTTCCAGCTCGGCCTCGACATCGCGGAGGTCAGGAAGGCCGACCCGCAGGCCGTCGGGACGATCCTCGGCGGGCACGGCATCACGGCGTGGGGCGACACCTCCGAGGAGGCCGAGGCCAACTCCCGGTGGATCATCGAGACCGCCGCCCGCTACATCGAGGAGCACGGCGCCGCCGAGCCGTTCGGCGCGGTGCGCCCCGGCTACGCGCCCCTGCCGGAGGCCGAGCGCCGCGCCCGGGCCGCCGCCCTGGCCCCGCACCTGCGCCGGATCGCCTCGGCGGACCGGCGGACGGTCGGGCACTTCACCGACTCCGAGGCCGTGCTGGACTTCGTCTCCCGGGAGAAGATGCCGGCGCTGGCGGAGCTGGGCACCAGCTGCCCCGACCACTTCCTGCGCACCAAGATCAGGCCGCTCGTCGTCGACCTGCCGGCGACCGCCTCCACCGAGGAGGTCATCGCCGCGCTCCCCGCGCTCCACCGGGCCTACCGGGAGGACTACCGGGCCTACTACGAGCGGTACGCCACCGAGGACTCCCCGGCCATCCGGGGGGCCGACCCGGCCGTCGTCCTCGTCCCGGGCGTCGGCATGTTCAGCTACGGGCCCGACAAGCAGACGGCCCGGGTCGCCGGCGAGTTCTACGTCAACGCGATCAACGTGATGCGCGGCGCCGAGGCGCTGTCCTCCTACCGCCCGATCGGGGAGGAGGAGAAGTTCCGCATCGAGTACTGGGCGCTGGAGGAGGCCAAGCTCAAGCGCCGGCCCGCAGCGAAGCCGCTGGCCGGCCGGGTGGCGTTCGTGACCGGCGCGGCCTCCGGGATCGGCAGGGCGGTCGCCGCCCGGCTGGCGGCCGAGGGCGCCTGCGTCGCCGTCGCCGACCTCGACCCGGCGAAGGCCCGCGCCGCGGCCGAGGAGATCGGCGGCCCCGACACGGCGATCGGCGCGGCCGCCGACGTCTCCGACGAGACCGCCGTGCGGGCCGCCCTCGACCAGGCCGTCCTCGCGTTCGGCGGGATCGACATCGTGGTCAATAACGCCGGGCTGTCGCTGTCCAAGCCGCTGCTGGAGACCACCGAGCAAGACTGGGACCTGCAGCACGACGTCATGGCCAAGGGGTCGTTCCTGGTGTCGAAGAACGCCGCGAGAATCCTCGCCGACCAGGGGCTCGGCGGCGACATCGTCTACATCGCCTCGAAGAACTCGGTGTTCGCCGGGCCGAACAACATCGCCTACTCGGCGGCCAAGGCGGACCAGGCCCACCAG containing:
- the rhaI gene encoding L-rhamnose isomerase, with the translated sequence MTAFDQITDDLAAQAIELPSWAFGNSGTRFKVFGAPGTPRDPFEKIADAAQVHRHTGLAPTVALHIPWDLCDFDALREHAEEHGVALGTVNSNTFQDDDYKFGALTHEDARIRRKAIDHHFACIDVMHRTGSRDLKIWLAEGSNYPGQADMRGRQDRLHESLQAIYDRLGDDQRLVLEYKFFEPAFYHTDVPDWGTSYAQVSALGERAKVCLDTGHHAPGTNIEFIVMQLLRLGRLGSFDFNSRFYADDDLIVGAADPFQLFRILVEVVRGGGLNDPDVVFMLDQCHNVESKIPGQIRSVLNVQEMTARALLLDTEALRAAQVSGDVLQANAVFMDAFQTDVRPRLAEWRSSRGLPADPMRAYLDSGYQQAIEAERVGGTQAGWGA
- a CDS encoding bifunctional aldolase/short-chain dehydrogenase yields the protein MPEPHPTVAQLIARSNALGADPRNTNYAGGNTSAKGTDTDPVTGEQVELLWVKGSGGDLGTLRPEGLAVLRLDRLRAMTETYPGVEREDEMVAAFDYALHGRGGAAPSIDTAMHGLVDAAHVDHLHPDSGIAIATAADGEELTRKIFGGRVVWVPWRRPGFQLGLDIAEVRKADPQAVGTILGGHGITAWGDTSEEAEANSRWIIETAARYIEEHGAAEPFGAVRPGYAPLPEAERRARAAALAPHLRRIASADRRTVGHFTDSEAVLDFVSREKMPALAELGTSCPDHFLRTKIRPLVVDLPATASTEEVIAALPALHRAYREDYRAYYERYATEDSPAIRGADPAVVLVPGVGMFSYGPDKQTARVAGEFYVNAINVMRGAEALSSYRPIGEEEKFRIEYWALEEAKLKRRPAAKPLAGRVAFVTGAASGIGRAVAARLAAEGACVAVADLDPAKARAAAEEIGGPDTAIGAAADVSDETAVRAALDQAVLAFGGIDIVVNNAGLSLSKPLLETTEQDWDLQHDVMAKGSFLVSKNAARILADQGLGGDIVYIASKNSVFAGPNNIAYSAAKADQAHQVRLLAAELGEHGIRVNGVNPDGVVRGSGIFAGGWGAQRAKTYGIEEKDLGAFYAQRTILKREVLPEHVANAVYALCAGDFSHTTGLHVPVDAGVAAAFLR